In candidate division WOR-3 bacterium, one DNA window encodes the following:
- a CDS encoding UDP-3-O-(3-hydroxymyristoyl)glucosamine N-acyltransferase produces MHSCPCSIPTTRQRRIASEPRYGILSTSWSARSPTWIWSRTRRSTSSFSPAVSPISRWCSTRRWKRAARSMLTTLSSGMRASRTSGSSSSFRLQKRDSALCSRPRRVTRFDPRTCRFRLAPSSAYFSQRLKSPEPARVEPGAKLAPDVAIAPFVYVGPDVEIGPGSIVESNVTIMGRTSIGARVRVGPGTVIGCAGFGYEREVGRYRLLEHGGRVIIEDDVDIGANCTIARAKTGRETRIGRGTKIDCLVHIGHNVAIGQDCVLAGQVGIAGSAIIGNRVSLAGQVGVSDHVTIGDDVVIHAKSAVFRSVPAGAHYSGIPARPHSEMKRLWANLWRRFGGRI; encoded by the coding sequence ATGCACTCATGCCCGTGTTCAATTCCAACGACCAGGCAGCGCAGGATCGCGTCGGAACCTCGATACGGGATTTTGTCTACAAGTTGGTCAGCGCGCAGCCCAACGTGGATATGGTCGCGAACGCGAAGGTCGACCAGCAGCTTCAGTCCCGCGGTCTCTCCAATCAGCAGGTGGTGCTCGACAAGGCGTTGGAAGCGGGCCGCGCGCTCGATGCTGACTACGTTATCTTCGGGAATGCGAGCAAGCAGGACAAGCGGATCCAGTTCGAGCTTTCGATTGCAGAAGCGCGACTCGGCACTCTGCTCAAGACCCAGAAGGGTGACGCGGTTCGACCCGAGGACCTGCAGGTTCAGGTTGGCACCGTCGTCCGCGTACTTCTCGCAGCGGTTGAAAAGCCCTGAACCGGCGCGGGTCGAACCGGGCGCCAAGCTTGCGCCCGACGTTGCGATTGCCCCGTTCGTCTACGTCGGGCCGGACGTAGAGATCGGCCCGGGCTCAATTGTGGAGTCGAACGTCACCATCATGGGCCGGACATCCATCGGCGCACGCGTGCGCGTCGGTCCCGGTACCGTCATCGGCTGCGCCGGGTTCGGGTACGAGAGAGAGGTAGGACGCTACCGGCTACTCGAGCACGGCGGCCGAGTGATCATCGAGGACGATGTCGATATCGGCGCGAATTGTACGATAGCCCGGGCAAAGACCGGCCGGGAGACGCGCATCGGCCGGGGCACGAAGATAGACTGCCTTGTGCACATAGGCCACAACGTCGCCATCGGCCAGGACTGCGTCCTCGCCGGCCAGGTCGGAATCGCGGGCAGCGCGATCATCGGCAACCGGGTGAGCCTCGCGGGTCAAGTCGGAGTGAGCGACCATGTCACCATCGGGGATGATGTGGTCATCCACGCCAAGTCAGCGGTGTTCCGTTCGGTTCCGGCCGGCGCTCACTACTCGGGCATTCCCGCACGGCCGCACTCCGAGATGAAGCGGCTCTGGGCCAACCTCTGGCGACGGTTTGGCGGGCGGATATGA